In a genomic window of Salegentibacter salegens:
- a CDS encoding efflux RND transporter periplasmic adaptor subunit, translated as MDIPLKKKRFTPKKIAIIGGSVLIVALIVFVLISSTGNSKLNVEKERISISEVKKGNFQENIPVNGAVLPIKTIYLDAIEGGRVEEKFVEDGAMMEEGEPILRLSNTDLELSLVNQETSVYDLLTQMQISQTAARQNTINRLNQLTDVENSLKEADRVYKLNKRLLEKGAIGKQEYLESKNNYTYQKERMKLAKEVMEQDSIATKQEITQSRESYQRTQKALELMRKKVEDLMVRAPIDGQLTSLNAEIGESKTKGERLGQIDVLSGYKIRAEIDEHYISRIVTGQEGTFNINGEEVILEIKKVYTQVNNGRFQVDMEFKEEEPKNLRRGQTFQIRLALSQEKEAILIPKGGFFQQTGGNWVFKLSEDGKTAYKAPIQLGSQNTEYYEVLEGIEPGDRVITSSYSNFGDIEELVLD; from the coding sequence ATGGACATACCGCTTAAAAAGAAACGCTTTACCCCTAAAAAGATCGCCATAATTGGAGGATCGGTTTTAATCGTTGCACTAATCGTCTTTGTGTTAATTTCTTCTACAGGAAATTCCAAATTGAATGTTGAAAAAGAAAGGATAAGCATTAGTGAAGTAAAGAAAGGAAATTTTCAGGAGAATATACCAGTAAACGGAGCGGTGCTGCCAATAAAAACTATTTACCTGGATGCTATTGAAGGTGGGCGTGTAGAAGAAAAATTTGTGGAAGATGGAGCAATGATGGAGGAAGGTGAACCCATCCTAAGGCTTTCGAATACCGATTTGGAATTAAGCCTGGTCAATCAAGAAACCTCGGTGTACGATTTACTTACTCAAATGCAAATTTCGCAAACCGCAGCCAGGCAAAACACTATTAATCGATTAAACCAATTGACTGATGTTGAAAATAGCTTAAAGGAGGCAGACAGGGTTTATAAATTAAATAAACGATTATTGGAAAAAGGGGCTATCGGCAAACAGGAGTATCTGGAATCTAAGAATAATTACACGTATCAAAAGGAACGTATGAAGTTGGCAAAAGAGGTCATGGAGCAAGATTCTATCGCTACAAAACAGGAAATTACTCAGAGCAGGGAATCCTATCAGCGTACTCAAAAAGCGCTTGAATTGATGCGGAAAAAAGTAGAAGATTTGATGGTTAGAGCGCCAATAGATGGACAGCTTACCTCGCTAAATGCTGAAATTGGGGAATCTAAGACTAAAGGAGAACGTCTAGGGCAAATAGATGTGCTTAGCGGATACAAAATTAGGGCAGAAATAGACGAACATTATATTTCAAGAATCGTAACCGGGCAGGAGGGAACCTTTAATATTAATGGGGAAGAAGTCATTTTGGAGATCAAGAAAGTATATACTCAAGTAAATAATGGCCGCTTCCAGGTAGACATGGAATTTAAAGAGGAAGAGCCAAAGAACCTGCGCCGCGGACAAACGTTTCAGATTAGGCTGGCCCTAAGCCAGGAGAAAGAAGCGATATTAATTCCTAAGGGAGGATTTTTCCAGCAAACTGGTGGGAACTGGGTTTTTAAATTGAGTGAGGATGGAAAAACGGCGTATAAAGCTCCCATTCAATTAGGGAGTCAAAATACCGAATATTATGAAGTCCTTGAAGGGATTGAACCTGGAGATAGGGTAATTACTTCCAGTTATTCTAATTTTGGTGATATTGAAGAACTAGTTTTAGATTAA
- a CDS encoding sigma-54-dependent transcriptional regulator, with protein sequence MQLKNAKILIIDDDQDVLTALRLLLKPFVVEITVEKQPGNINSLLTASRFDVVILDMNFNGLVNTGNEGIFWLKRIKEITPDIDVVLITAYGDIDLAIRSLKEGASDFIVKPWQNKKVIESLQEMLQNRKSKGKSIKTNTNGSKIIGESAEIREVFQKIQKVAPTDANILILGENGTGKDLVARAIHDNSNRKNKAFVKVDVGALTSTLFESELFGYKKGAFTDAREDRKGRFEAAQGGTLFLDEIGNISLSQQARLLTVLQNRQISPLGSNEVIPIDIRLICATNLDISELSNEAKFRKDLIYRINTVDIIVPPLRLRGTDITLLTRYFLELYSEKYAKGPFKLDPGFLSKLKNHNFPGNIRELQFVIERAVIMTEGSFLTANDLSFSAIESKIENNDIEDTRLETVEKNTILKVIDKNRGNISKSAKELGITRAALYRRLEKYDL encoded by the coding sequence ATGCAACTTAAGAATGCCAAAATACTTATTATAGACGATGATCAGGACGTACTGACTGCGCTTCGCCTTTTGTTAAAACCTTTTGTTGTTGAAATTACTGTTGAAAAACAACCCGGAAATATAAATTCCCTACTTACAGCTTCTCGTTTTGATGTGGTGATTTTGGATATGAACTTTAACGGACTCGTAAATACGGGAAATGAAGGTATTTTTTGGCTTAAAAGGATTAAGGAAATTACGCCAGATATCGATGTAGTTTTAATAACGGCTTACGGTGATATTGATCTTGCCATACGATCTTTAAAAGAAGGTGCTTCAGATTTTATAGTCAAACCCTGGCAGAATAAAAAGGTAATCGAGTCTTTGCAGGAAATGCTTCAAAACAGGAAAAGCAAAGGAAAATCTATAAAAACCAATACGAACGGATCTAAAATAATAGGTGAAAGCGCAGAAATTCGGGAGGTTTTTCAAAAAATACAGAAAGTAGCACCAACCGATGCGAATATTTTAATCCTGGGAGAAAACGGTACTGGAAAAGATCTGGTGGCTAGAGCCATTCACGACAACTCAAACAGAAAAAATAAAGCTTTCGTAAAAGTTGATGTGGGCGCGCTTACTTCAACCCTATTTGAGAGTGAATTGTTCGGGTATAAAAAAGGTGCTTTTACCGATGCCAGAGAAGACCGAAAAGGTAGATTTGAAGCTGCTCAAGGCGGTACACTTTTTCTTGATGAAATAGGGAATATAAGTCTTAGCCAACAGGCAAGATTACTCACTGTACTTCAAAACCGGCAGATTAGTCCGCTTGGATCTAATGAAGTGATCCCGATAGATATTCGGCTGATTTGCGCCACCAACCTAGATATTTCAGAATTATCTAATGAAGCTAAATTCAGAAAAGATTTAATTTACCGAATAAATACGGTAGACATTATTGTACCACCGTTACGATTGCGAGGCACCGATATTACCTTGCTCACCAGGTATTTTTTGGAGCTTTATTCTGAAAAGTATGCCAAAGGTCCGTTTAAATTGGATCCAGGATTTTTAAGTAAATTAAAAAATCACAACTTTCCGGGTAACATCCGGGAATTGCAATTTGTAATCGAGCGGGCGGTGATTATGACAGAAGGTTCTTTCCTTACCGCAAACGACCTTTCATTTTCAGCAATAGAGAGTAAAATAGAAAATAATGATATTGAAGATACCCGCCTGGAAACTGTCGAAAAGAATACCATCTTAAAGGTTATCGATAAAAACAGGGGGAATATTTCTAAATCTGCGAAAGAACTGGGAATTACAAGGGCCGCACTTTATAGAAGACTAGAGAAATATGACCTTTAA
- a CDS encoding sensor histidine kinase gives MTFKSYHTGVFIRIFLLIIVIGILMFAVLKTYYLLATASLVILILITYEFFRFLSRRFDIIKDFFESIKYRDFSRHYLEKNKSPDIQSLYQGFNTVNKVIREINSEKETQYLYLQKILELIDIGILAYNTKNGEVLWANEAFQNSLDFPSFKNISFVKSRNKEVNQLLFENFYSEANALEIPIKKETIKVLISNALFNVGEKSFKLIVLHNIEDTLNKTESEAWKKLLSVMTHEIMNSIAPISSLAGTLKFQAEMHQQNPKENSLDIEDLNAGLSSIEKRSEGLLKFAKTYRSLSKVTKIDKEQIQLSELFKNLQNLLKPGKEKNILLDFELKDSNLKVEADAYLLEQVLINLILNATEACENTPNPRVKVLAQKKFDGQVVISVTDNGPGIPEEIKDRIFVPFFTTKKEGSGIGLSLSKQIMTLHGGKIQVISKQNKGTLISLIFKENTVSTQR, from the coding sequence ATGACCTTTAAAAGCTATCATACCGGAGTTTTTATTCGGATTTTTCTTTTGATTATCGTCATTGGAATTTTAATGTTTGCCGTTCTTAAAACCTATTATTTATTAGCAACGGCTTCGCTGGTTATATTAATACTAATTACTTATGAATTTTTCCGTTTTCTAAGTCGGCGTTTTGACATTATAAAAGATTTTTTTGAATCTATTAAATACCGTGATTTTTCCAGGCATTATCTGGAAAAGAACAAATCCCCGGATATTCAATCTTTATATCAGGGTTTTAATACTGTGAATAAAGTGATAAGGGAAATAAATTCAGAAAAAGAAACACAATACCTGTATTTGCAAAAAATACTCGAACTTATTGATATTGGGATTCTCGCTTATAACACAAAAAATGGTGAAGTCTTGTGGGCGAATGAAGCTTTTCAGAATTCATTGGATTTCCCTTCTTTTAAGAATATCAGTTTTGTGAAAAGTAGAAATAAGGAAGTGAATCAACTCCTTTTTGAAAATTTTTATTCAGAAGCAAACGCCCTGGAAATACCGATTAAAAAAGAAACCATTAAAGTCTTAATATCGAATGCCCTTTTCAATGTTGGAGAAAAATCATTTAAATTAATTGTGCTCCATAATATTGAAGACACCCTGAATAAAACAGAATCTGAAGCCTGGAAAAAATTGCTTAGTGTCATGACGCACGAAATTATGAACTCCATCGCCCCTATTTCTTCGCTGGCTGGTACGCTAAAATTTCAGGCAGAGATGCACCAACAAAATCCGAAAGAAAATAGCCTAGATATTGAAGATCTTAATGCCGGTTTATCTAGCATAGAAAAACGAAGTGAAGGCTTACTGAAATTTGCAAAAACCTATCGCAGTTTGAGTAAAGTCACCAAGATTGATAAAGAACAAATTCAATTAAGTGAATTGTTTAAAAATTTGCAAAACCTATTAAAACCGGGGAAAGAAAAAAATATACTATTGGATTTTGAATTAAAAGATTCCAATTTAAAGGTGGAAGCTGATGCCTATTTGTTGGAACAGGTTTTAATAAACCTCATCCTTAATGCCACCGAAGCTTGTGAAAATACCCCAAACCCGAGAGTAAAAGTTTTAGCCCAAAAGAAATTTGACGGGCAGGTGGTAATTTCGGTTACCGATAATGGCCCCGGAATTCCAGAGGAAATTAAAGACCGAATTTTTGTTCCTTTTTTCACCACAAAAAAAGAAGGCAGCGGTATTGGATTAAGCCTTTCCAAACAAAT